Proteins co-encoded in one Pocillopora verrucosa isolate sample1 chromosome 1, ASM3666991v2, whole genome shotgun sequence genomic window:
- the LOC131781214 gene encoding achaete-scute homolog 5: MEYPDFAFSMPTCYQLGIPSENAPLGQLPPYYGPPMTMPIPHPLYDYNLEPAFIRKRNERERIRVRHVNEGYARLREHLPDEPTDKRMSKVETLRAAIRYIKHLESLLDVGKDEKQDKNTADTEEKRQVSIEEER; this comes from the coding sequence ATGGAGTATCctgattttgccttttcaatGCCAACCTGCTATCAGCTGGGAATTCCGAGTGAAAATGCACCACTCGGTCAACTGCCACCATATTACGGTCCACCAATGACAATGCCGATACCTCACCCGTTATACGACTACAACCTCGAACCGGCCTTTATTCGCAAAAGGAACGAAAGAGAACGCATTCGCGTACGACACGTCAATGAGGGGTACGCGCGTCTTCGTGAACATCTACCCGACGAACCCACAGATAAACGAATGTCAAAGGTAGAGACGCTACGGGCTGCTATCAGGTACATTAAACACTTGGAAAGCTTACTGGATGTCGGCAAAGATGAGAAACAGGATAAGAACACTGCAGACACAGAGGAGAAAAGACAGGTATCTATAGAGGAAGAGAGGTAA